One genomic segment of Mycoplasmopsis agalactiae PG2 includes these proteins:
- a CDS encoding DpnII family type II restriction endonuclease, whose protein sequence is MFTDILKRNVIDYLTGTLVGLDTHGRKNRSGQNFQVLCENLIISVASKYNLTFYKQVRFKDIENDNLKFTDGLHNKIADIVLVKNGKALNIELNYFETGGSKPNEIIESYINRKNELRETGNYFILISDGLAWKQNSHNQLIKHLTTLK, encoded by the coding sequence TTGTTTACTGACATTTTAAAAAGAAATGTAATAGACTATTTAACAGGGACATTGGTCGGTTTAGATACACATGGTCGAAAAAATAGAAGTGGTCAAAATTTTCAGGTACTGTGTGAAAATTTAATAATATCAGTAGCATCAAAATACAATTTAACTTTCTATAAGCAAGTTAGATTTAAAGACATAGAAAATGACAACTTAAAGTTCACTGATGGATTGCATAATAAAATAGCTGATATTGTATTAGTTAAAAATGGGAAAGCATTAAATATTGAATTAAATTATTTTGAAACAGGTGGCTCAAAGCCAAATGAAATAATAGAGAGCTATATAAACAGAAAAAACGAACTACGCGAAACTGGTAACTATTTCATTTTAATTTCAGATGGATTAGCATGAAAACAAAATTCACATAACCAACTAATCAAGCATTTGACAACATTGAAATAG
- the rpsB gene encoding 30S ribosomal protein S2, whose amino-acid sequence MENENLKVEQATTAENNMAEKADDSKASKEVKPTIVSREKLLEAGTYFGHKKSMWNPKMKEFLYPQSKRGMHMINTNVTLQRLEFAYNILNKFVAKNPRTTFIFVGTKKQAKDTIKDNALRTGSFYVSERWLGGTLTNASTIFKRVKVMEELEAQAAKKFQGYTKKEGLIKQKELDKLHKNLDGIRKMQSLPSFMIVADPNVDAIAVKEARSKGVKVIGILDSNSNPDAVDFGIPANDDSAKSITLIMTILADAIATARGGKAKFAYQGDDKVILPEFKTDKTLNPRFMNQRRSFEQNSAEGVKTVEKTTTSTEVAE is encoded by the coding sequence ATGGAAAACGAAAACTTAAAAGTTGAACAAGCTACTACAGCTGAAAATAATATGGCTGAAAAAGCTGATGATTCAAAAGCTTCAAAAGAAGTTAAACCTACTATTGTTTCTAGAGAAAAATTATTAGAAGCTGGCACATATTTTGGTCACAAAAAGAGTATGTGAAATCCTAAAATGAAGGAATTTCTATACCCTCAATCAAAACGTGGAATGCACATGATTAACACAAACGTTACACTACAACGTTTAGAATTTGCTTACAACATTTTAAATAAATTTGTTGCAAAAAACCCTAGAACAACATTCATTTTTGTTGGTACTAAAAAACAAGCTAAAGACACAATTAAAGATAATGCTTTAAGAACTGGCAGTTTCTATGTATCAGAAAGATGGCTAGGTGGTACATTAACAAACGCTTCTACAATTTTCAAAAGAGTTAAAGTAATGGAAGAATTAGAAGCACAAGCTGCTAAAAAATTCCAAGGCTACACTAAAAAAGAAGGTCTTATCAAACAAAAAGAATTGGACAAATTGCACAAAAATCTTGATGGTATAAGAAAAATGCAAAGTCTTCCTTCATTTATGATTGTAGCTGATCCTAATGTTGATGCTATAGCAGTTAAAGAAGCTAGAAGCAAAGGTGTTAAAGTTATTGGTATTTTAGACTCAAACTCAAACCCTGATGCTGTTGACTTTGGTATTCCTGCAAATGATGATTCAGCTAAAAGTATTACTTTAATTATGACAATCCTAGCTGATGCTATTGCTACAGCTCGTGGCGGAAAAGCTAAATTTGCTTACCAAGGTGATGACAAAGTTATATTGCCTGAGTTCAAAACTGACAAAACTTTAAATCCAAGATTTATGAACCAAAGAAGAAGTTTTGAACAAAATAGTGCTGAAGGTGTTAAAACTGTAGAAAAAACTACAACAAGCACTGAAGTTGCTGAATAA
- the tsf gene encoding translation elongation factor Ts, translating into MDKMALIKELRERTAAGMSDCKKALEVSNWDVEEAISFLKKNGKIKAASKANRISADGLLVEAGNNERAVLVELNCETDFVAHGEEFVALANTVAQTIVANFELVKENGAEAALALKLANSEEILADAISSYSAKCGEKIELRRFVLIDAGTNQSVSTFVHINGKIGAIMLTEGSDAEAARNVAMHLSAMNPEYIFAEDIPGSVLEKFASEFKEPAGFSDKPEKIQETIRKGFVDKKISEVTLLSQKLIMDESKTVQQYLKELKLRLIKAIRFGLGEGIEKKETDFAAEVAEQMSKSM; encoded by the coding sequence ATGGATAAAATGGCTCTAATTAAGGAACTTCGTGAAAGAACAGCAGCCGGAATGTCTGACTGTAAAAAAGCACTAGAAGTTTCAAATTGAGACGTTGAAGAAGCTATTTCATTTTTAAAGAAAAATGGAAAAATTAAAGCAGCTTCAAAAGCGAATAGAATTTCAGCAGATGGACTTTTAGTTGAAGCAGGCAATAATGAAAGAGCAGTTTTAGTTGAATTAAACTGTGAAACAGACTTTGTGGCACATGGTGAAGAGTTTGTGGCATTAGCAAACACTGTTGCACAAACAATCGTTGCGAATTTTGAATTAGTTAAAGAAAATGGTGCTGAAGCAGCTTTAGCACTTAAATTAGCTAATTCAGAAGAAATACTAGCTGATGCAATTTCATCATACAGCGCTAAATGTGGTGAAAAAATCGAATTAAGACGTTTTGTTTTAATTGATGCAGGTACAAACCAATCAGTTTCAACCTTTGTTCACATTAACGGAAAAATTGGTGCAATTATGCTTACAGAAGGTTCAGATGCTGAAGCTGCTAGAAATGTAGCTATGCACCTAAGTGCAATGAATCCTGAATATATTTTTGCTGAAGATATTCCAGGCAGCGTATTAGAAAAATTTGCTTCAGAATTCAAAGAACCAGCAGGCTTTAGTGACAAACCTGAAAAAATCCAAGAAACAATTAGAAAAGGCTTTGTGGACAAAAAGATTTCTGAAGTTACACTTCTTTCACAAAAGCTTATTATGGATGAGTCTAAAACAGTTCAACAATACCTAAAAGAACTCAAATTAAGATTAATTAAAGCAATAAGATTTGGTCTTGGTGAAGGTATTGAAAAAAAAGAAACAGACTTTGCTGCTGAAGTCGCTGAACAAATGAGCAAGTCAATGTAA
- a CDS encoding S41 family peptidase — MKKTFNKFMSLGLPLVTAPFIAAQCVNNQIVNTKGNYTVNRHAFVNAVQYYEHIGKEGIDTYYFNNNRIPYVSVKQALSALNGVVNTDLIQMGEPPYNFLHRQNYQIYRANGATLKFDWENDTIEISDPRVFGILSGKKTLGFMHSLTPLQFKSSYIDGKPHSIKFDLKKYNWKVHAINKEPIIPLFVFNLLFLSQNYYNLRFNGSEYYGVDIDTTIRTTPEALSEITNKFKFTPETAAQRQDAFQSLRFVFDNFYGLAEEKKFDKVGFESWLDPSIKKDILNKNPLIYNKGYFKALHGQINELHTSVRQFNYYAPLDYSDGEFIKSLVDKSLLEYREKVNPDFKSRWLNANELKLKLGNLRDKAVFSDSIGSRRLLKVGEYNGRPAIIESNTPVVRFLPDNKSAVITLDSFNTISAEELTGDPEKHYMADSFELMKYALDVIERRELATHSKISNIILDISQNGGGNIAALYRLIGLIKGKQDRKAYSYAYNTLTKTLEESVYRAEIPQKYLNKDYKWFLLTSNLSFSAANALVAYTAADKLSPSSSKVQVIGQKTGGGACAIIPIVLSDGTMIVVSSNTKIVTKSDEKHYVSVENGFEVPAENQLNYEDFYNDNALAELIAKK, encoded by the coding sequence GTGAAAAAAACATTTAATAAATTTATGTCATTAGGCCTTCCATTAGTCACTGCTCCTTTTATTGCGGCTCAGTGTGTAAATAACCAAATAGTTAATACTAAAGGTAACTATACTGTTAATAGACATGCTTTTGTTAATGCTGTTCAATACTATGAACATATTGGTAAAGAAGGCATAGACACTTACTATTTTAATAATAACAGAATTCCTTATGTATCTGTAAAACAGGCTCTTTCAGCTTTAAACGGTGTGGTAAATACTGATTTAATCCAAATGGGAGAACCCCCTTATAATTTCTTGCATAGACAAAATTATCAAATTTATAGGGCTAATGGTGCTACATTAAAATTTGACTGAGAAAATGACACAATTGAAATTAGTGATCCTAGAGTTTTTGGCATCCTAAGTGGCAAAAAAACCTTAGGCTTTATGCATAGTTTAACACCGTTGCAATTTAAAAGCAGCTATATTGATGGTAAGCCACATAGCATTAAGTTTGATTTAAAAAAATATAACTGAAAAGTCCATGCAATAAACAAAGAGCCTATAATTCCTTTATTTGTTTTCAACTTACTATTTTTAAGCCAAAACTATTATAATTTGCGCTTTAACGGCTCAGAATACTATGGTGTTGATATAGACACAACTATTAGAACAACACCAGAAGCATTAAGCGAAATAACTAATAAATTTAAATTTACTCCTGAAACAGCTGCTCAAAGACAAGATGCCTTTCAGTCATTAAGATTCGTTTTTGATAATTTTTATGGACTTGCTGAAGAGAAAAAGTTTGACAAAGTTGGCTTTGAAAGTTGATTAGATCCAAGCATTAAAAAAGATATACTTAACAAAAACCCTTTAATTTACAACAAAGGCTATTTTAAAGCCTTACACGGCCAAATTAATGAATTACACACCTCAGTAAGACAATTTAATTACTATGCACCATTAGACTATTCAGATGGCGAATTTATTAAAAGTCTAGTGGATAAGTCACTACTTGAATATAGAGAAAAAGTTAATCCAGATTTTAAATCAAGATGACTAAACGCAAATGAGCTAAAACTTAAACTAGGTAATCTTAGAGATAAAGCAGTATTTAGTGATTCTATTGGCTCAAGACGTTTATTAAAAGTTGGTGAATATAATGGCAGACCTGCAATAATTGAAAGCAACACTCCTGTTGTAAGATTTTTACCTGATAATAAGAGTGCTGTTATTACTTTGGACAGCTTTAATACTATTTCAGCAGAAGAGCTTACTGGTGATCCTGAAAAGCATTATATGGCCGATTCATTTGAATTAATGAAATACGCGCTTGATGTGATTGAAAGAAGGGAGTTAGCAACTCACTCTAAAATAAGTAATATTATTTTAGACATTTCACAAAATGGTGGTGGTAATATTGCTGCACTGTATAGACTAATTGGCCTAATTAAAGGAAAGCAGGACAGGAAAGCTTATTCGTATGCTTATAATACGCTCACTAAAACGCTAGAAGAATCAGTTTATAGAGCTGAAATACCGCAAAAGTATTTAAATAAAGACTATAAATGATTCTTATTAACTAGCAATCTAAGTTTTAGTGCTGCTAATGCTTTAGTAGCTTATACAGCAGCTGATAAATTAAGTCCATCTAGTTCAAAAGTGCAAGTTATTGGACAAAAAACAGGTGGTGGTGCTTGTGCTATTATTCCAATTGTGCTTTCGGATGGGACAATGATTGTTGTTAGCTCAAACACTAAAATTGTTACAAAATCAGACGAAAAGCACTATGTTTCAGTCGAAAACGGTTTTGAAGTGCCTGCTGAAAACCAGTTAAATTACGAAGACTTTTATAATGATAACGCTTTAGCTGAGCTAATAGCAAAAAAATAG
- a CDS encoding dUTP diphosphatase — protein sequence MNLKKIFEMQRELDKAIINRNDVDASNSKITQAEFDEMKLLATLVETAEFANEVQSFKYWKANKTVNREKALEEFADILHFIGSFAYKYNVEPDIEPLILSNNVNRQICLLFSTISSAINNLNKYVIAQMLAIALGVAKLLNYSEDEIIHWYYVKNKKNYERIKERY from the coding sequence ATGAATTTAAAAAAAATATTTGAAATGCAAAGAGAATTAGATAAAGCAATTATCAATCGTAATGATGTTGATGCTTCAAACAGTAAAATAACTCAAGCTGAATTTGATGAAATGAAATTGCTAGCAACTTTGGTAGAAACTGCTGAATTTGCTAATGAAGTTCAATCGTTTAAATATTGAAAAGCAAACAAAACAGTCAACCGTGAAAAAGCTTTAGAAGAATTTGCTGATATACTTCATTTTATTGGCTCTTTTGCATACAAATATAATGTCGAACCTGATATTGAACCTCTAATATTATCTAACAATGTAAACAGACAAATTTGTTTATTGTTTAGTACAATCAGTAGCGCAATTAATAATTTAAATAAATATGTTATAGCGCAAATGCTAGCAATTGCCCTTGGCGTTGCTAAGTTATTAAATTATTCAGAAGATGAAATAATTCACTGATATTATGTGAAAAACAAGAAAAACTACGAAAGAATAAAAGAACGATACTAA
- a CDS encoding FAD-dependent oxidoreductase encodes MKIILVGANHAGTSFIRTVKTVNKDVQITAYDRNTNVSFLGCGIAVWVGGEFSQPDGLFYSSPEILRDKYGVDLKTEHEVIKINKDKKEVVVKNLKTGEEFTDTYDKLVFAGGTWPIEPKIPGIEYNNIVLSKLFQHAQHLVELANNDKIKNVVVVGAGYIGNELTEAFWQKGKNVTLIDNNPRVIGNYFDPEFTNIMETNIKNEGVKLALGEMVKEFKSTNGKDVSSVVTDKGEHAADLVIMSVGFRPRTEMVDAEKLPNGAIKVNNFQQILGDENIYAIGDSSAIKHSVTGNHSHVALATNAVKTGVVAALHIAGLNVPFPGVAGTNAINVFGCHYTSTGFTEEAARRNGLTDVASVYFEDFDRPEFMSTSEKVACKIVYDTKTLKLVGAQIGSWGNSIHTETIFMLALAIQKGLTLPEIALTDVYFLPHFNKPFNFVLVPILKALGIDYKY; translated from the coding sequence ATGAAGATTATTTTAGTGGGAGCAAACCACGCAGGAACTTCATTTATCAGGACAGTTAAAACCGTAAATAAAGACGTGCAAATTACAGCTTATGACAGAAACACAAATGTGTCATTTTTAGGTTGTGGTATAGCAGTTTGAGTAGGTGGTGAATTTAGTCAACCAGATGGTCTATTTTACTCATCTCCTGAAATTTTAAGAGACAAATATGGTGTTGACTTAAAAACTGAACATGAAGTAATTAAAATTAACAAAGACAAAAAAGAAGTAGTTGTTAAGAATCTAAAAACTGGTGAAGAATTTACAGATACTTATGACAAATTAGTATTTGCTGGTGGTACATGACCAATTGAACCTAAGATTCCAGGTATTGAATACAATAATATTGTTCTTTCAAAATTATTCCAACACGCTCAACACTTAGTTGAATTAGCAAACAATGACAAAATTAAAAATGTTGTTGTAGTTGGCGCTGGATATATTGGAAATGAACTTACAGAAGCATTTTGACAAAAAGGCAAAAACGTTACTTTAATCGACAACAACCCTAGAGTTATTGGAAACTACTTTGACCCTGAATTTACAAATATTATGGAAACTAATATTAAAAATGAAGGTGTTAAGTTAGCACTTGGCGAAATGGTTAAAGAATTTAAATCAACTAACGGAAAAGATGTTTCATCTGTTGTTACTGACAAAGGCGAACATGCTGCTGATTTAGTAATAATGAGTGTTGGCTTTAGACCAAGAACAGAAATGGTTGATGCTGAAAAATTACCTAATGGTGCTATTAAAGTAAATAACTTCCAACAAATCTTAGGCGATGAAAACATCTATGCAATTGGTGATTCATCAGCTATTAAACACAGTGTAACAGGCAACCACTCTCACGTTGCTTTAGCAACAAATGCTGTTAAAACTGGTGTTGTAGCTGCACTACACATTGCAGGATTAAATGTACCATTCCCAGGTGTTGCTGGAACAAATGCTATTAATGTTTTTGGTTGCCACTACACAAGTACAGGTTTCACCGAAGAAGCTGCTAGAAGAAACGGGCTTACAGATGTAGCTAGTGTATACTTTGAAGACTTTGACCGTCCAGAATTTATGAGTACATCAGAAAAAGTTGCATGTAAGATCGTTTATGACACAAAGACACTAAAATTAGTTGGAGCTCAAATTGGCTCATGAGGAAATTCAATCCACACTGAAACAATTTTCATGTTAGCTCTAGCTATCCAAAAAGGACTAACACTTCCTGAAATTGCTCTTACTGACGTTTACTTCTTGCCACACTTCAACAAGCCATTTAACTTCGTTTTAGTTCCTATTTTAAAAGCATTAGGAATTGACTACAAATACTAA
- a CDS encoding Nif3-like dinuclear metal center hexameric protein: MQIRKITNYLIKQYPLENKEEWDPAGWSLKFNLSEKINGIVVALDLTSEILEKALCLNANLIITHHPFKFYKTWEEEFINAPYKSQILKTLKQKRINVLCLHTNYDNHKFGTSFQIAKMLDLEQNIAHFENSNYPIAIKNVNFKFKELVLLINQKLNLHQMRTNIDFDESKNKIIKNIAVFSGSGAISEISKVDCTYDLIITSDIKWSDWLTYKELKIPILEISHLDEQVFIYDIYNQLSSNFRDITITLVEIKSEPYRNL; this comes from the coding sequence ATGCAAATAAGAAAAATTACGAATTACCTTATAAAACAGTATCCTTTGGAAAATAAGGAAGAATGAGATCCTGCTGGTTGATCATTAAAATTTAACCTTAGTGAAAAGATAAATGGCATAGTAGTTGCTCTTGATTTAACTTCTGAAATATTAGAAAAAGCTCTGTGCTTAAATGCAAATTTAATTATTACCCATCATCCATTTAAGTTTTATAAAACCTGAGAAGAAGAGTTTATAAATGCTCCTTATAAAAGTCAAATTTTAAAAACTCTTAAACAAAAGCGTATTAATGTTTTATGCTTGCACACCAACTATGACAATCATAAATTTGGCACTAGTTTTCAAATTGCAAAAATGCTTGATTTAGAGCAAAACATAGCCCATTTTGAAAATTCAAACTATCCGATAGCAATTAAAAATGTCAATTTTAAATTTAAAGAATTAGTTTTGCTTATTAACCAAAAATTGAATCTGCACCAAATGCGCACTAACATTGATTTTGACGAATCAAAAAACAAAATTATCAAAAACATTGCAGTTTTTTCAGGTTCTGGTGCAATAAGCGAAATAAGCAAAGTTGATTGCACATATGATTTAATTATCACTAGTGATATTAAATGAAGTGACTGACTAACATACAAAGAACTTAAAATTCCAATACTAGAAATAAGTCATTTAGACGAGCAAGTGTTTATTTATGATATTTATAATCAATTAAGCAGTAATTTTAGAGATATTACAATTACACTAGTAGAAATAAAAAGCGAGCCTTATAGAAATTTATAG
- a CDS encoding RNA polymerase sigma factor, translated as MSKKSELKATVKLIKSHLKNLGKSTLTQEEVYEYLDSIKVEVPDDDMDIMLELLLEENILADDFDDGDASFVNSDDIMDEVDAEKSMNKLDSSKSYDDSLDSKIQVKSNDTENLEDDSEYSKLIGNYSDNSYDSYEEESEDFMVMDDDYHDSSYDEDDEEDEIVYKTDDKDQSATKSKRGRKPKDKLSLDTLELEDFSAEEIDLSANLSVKKEDLKNKLTETNDIVKWYMRWIGKYGKLLQPEEEFELATEMDKGGFKGKRARDKLIKRNLRLVINNAKKYKNRGLSFIDLISEGNSGIIKAVQKYNVNKGFKFSTYATWWIRQAITRAVADQSRTVRVPVHMVETINKITKIERELQQENGVDPTDEEIAQRYGNDFTAEKVRHIRKINIDPISLDKQIGKENDSSFSDFVKDESVVNPVDYASHEELVETLNAILKDTLDADEYELICKRYGVGFDNNGEKYKVFSLEELALERNVSKERIRQIENKILRKLKSSPERSRYLKVFME; from the coding sequence ATGAGTAAAAAAAGTGAACTAAAGGCGACAGTTAAATTAATCAAGTCTCACCTTAAAAATTTAGGCAAAAGTACTTTGACTCAAGAAGAAGTTTATGAGTACTTAGATTCAATTAAAGTAGAAGTTCCCGATGATGATATGGACATTATGTTAGAACTTCTTTTAGAAGAAAATATTCTTGCAGATGATTTTGATGATGGCGATGCTTCATTTGTTAATAGTGATGACATTATGGATGAAGTTGATGCCGAAAAGTCTATGAACAAGCTTGATTCGTCAAAATCATATGATGATAGCTTAGATAGCAAAATACAAGTTAAATCAAATGATACTGAAAATTTAGAAGATGATTCAGAATATTCAAAATTAATTGGCAACTATAGCGATAATTCATATGATTCATATGAAGAAGAGTCTGAAGACTTTATGGTTATGGATGATGATTATCATGATTCAAGCTATGATGAAGATGACGAAGAAGACGAAATAGTCTATAAAACAGATGATAAAGACCAAAGTGCAACTAAAAGTAAAAGAGGTAGAAAACCTAAAGATAAACTTAGTTTAGATACTTTGGAACTAGAAGATTTTTCAGCTGAAGAAATTGATCTTAGCGCTAATTTATCAGTTAAGAAAGAAGATCTTAAAAATAAGCTTACTGAAACAAATGATATTGTTAAGTGATATATGCGTTGAATCGGTAAGTATGGAAAATTATTACAACCTGAAGAAGAATTTGAGCTAGCCACTGAAATGGATAAAGGTGGCTTTAAAGGTAAAAGAGCTAGAGATAAGCTAATTAAAAGAAACTTACGTTTAGTTATTAATAATGCTAAAAAGTACAAAAATAGAGGTTTAAGCTTCATTGACTTAATTTCTGAAGGAAATTCAGGAATTATTAAGGCTGTACAAAAGTACAACGTAAATAAAGGCTTTAAGTTTTCAACCTATGCAACTTGATGAATTCGTCAAGCAATTACTAGAGCAGTAGCTGATCAATCAAGAACTGTCCGTGTACCTGTTCATATGGTGGAAACAATTAACAAAATAACAAAAATTGAACGCGAGTTACAGCAAGAAAATGGTGTTGATCCAACTGATGAAGAAATTGCACAAAGATACGGCAATGACTTTACTGCTGAAAAAGTTAGACACATTAGAAAAATTAACATTGACCCTATTTCTTTAGATAAGCAAATAGGAAAAGAAAACGATTCATCATTTAGTGACTTTGTTAAAGATGAAAGTGTTGTAAACCCTGTTGACTATGCTTCACATGAAGAATTAGTTGAAACCCTAAATGCAATATTAAAAGACACACTTGATGCAGATGAATATGAATTAATTTGCAAAAGATATGGCGTTGGTTTTGATAATAATGGCGAAAAATATAAAGTGTTTTCATTAGAAGAATTAGCTTTAGAAAGAAATGTTTCTAAAGAAAGAATTAGACAAATTGAAAACAAAATTTTAAGAAAGCTTAAGAGTAGTCCTGAAAGAAGCAGATACTTAAAAGTGTTCATGGAATAG
- the dnaG gene encoding DNA primase produces the protein MSRVSNEIANNIIASNDIVDVLRDFIELRKKGQSYVALCPFHNDTNPSMSIDTRRQIFKCFVCNTGGNALTFLKLFKKWSYIESIKYLANKAGIDFDYSENTYESDNQNKLSQTDIKVYEVLDKANSFYKSELIKSNNPVIQAFLKKRNLSYNDCNKYDIGYVPVMRFKEVFASEIENELSILTNASLISPNNKEEFFKNRITFGIRNEQNQIVGFSARTLDDSKPKYINSSDNNYFKKSSILYNLNNVYQESNFNQIIITEGFFDVIALNKCNINEAVCLMGTALTKEHVYKLQKFKKIILFLDGDNAGQESTFKTIKTLLQNNYTNIYVVKSNNKLDPDELLNTYGADAVKNLINDASLYIYFVYDYLRLKFGLYDGFNIINVNEMQFQKFGTEFYPFWAYLSQNAASVFNEKLKKEYNRDINFIIDKGKNFNNDFSTFNNVNLNNYDKPYDYNDSFYYDGIVDSQSFNEQPSFNSPKLYKPIKQEYKQNWIEKMLLILLHYPNLQEFFYKNYSKEPFESIELNSSALEFNKDLKVIYKKLINHIKIDEGESKSIIKKFTEEGKDLFISKLNFDNKDIVQLENDFAEIYKRARDDDLKRYNYYIVNDLGANGSGIFTNDKIVKEILEKQRQNKLKMDDEEQNE, from the coding sequence ATGTCAAGAGTTTCAAATGAAATTGCCAACAATATTATCGCATCAAATGACATTGTTGATGTTCTTAGAGACTTTATTGAATTAAGAAAAAAAGGGCAATCTTATGTTGCTCTTTGTCCTTTTCATAATGACACAAATCCATCAATGAGCATTGACACACGTAGACAGATATTTAAGTGTTTTGTGTGCAACACTGGTGGCAATGCGCTTACTTTTTTAAAACTTTTTAAAAAATGAAGCTACATTGAATCAATAAAATACTTAGCTAATAAAGCAGGCATTGACTTTGATTATTCAGAAAATACTTATGAAAGTGATAATCAGAATAAATTAAGTCAAACTGATATTAAAGTTTATGAAGTGTTAGATAAAGCTAATTCGTTTTATAAATCAGAACTTATTAAGTCAAATAACCCTGTAATTCAGGCATTTTTGAAAAAGCGTAACCTAAGTTACAATGACTGCAACAAATATGACATTGGCTATGTACCAGTAATGCGCTTTAAAGAAGTTTTTGCTTCAGAAATAGAAAATGAATTGAGCATTTTAACAAACGCTTCCTTGATTTCACCTAATAATAAAGAAGAGTTTTTTAAAAACAGAATTACTTTTGGTATTAGAAATGAGCAAAATCAAATAGTTGGTTTTAGCGCAAGAACTTTAGATGATTCTAAGCCAAAGTATATAAATAGTTCTGACAACAATTATTTTAAAAAATCAAGCATTTTGTATAACCTAAACAATGTTTATCAAGAAAGCAATTTTAACCAAATTATCATTACAGAAGGCTTTTTCGACGTTATAGCGCTAAATAAATGCAACATTAATGAAGCAGTATGCTTAATGGGAACAGCTTTAACCAAGGAGCATGTTTATAAGCTGCAGAAATTTAAGAAAATAATTTTATTTTTAGATGGCGATAATGCTGGGCAAGAGTCAACTTTTAAAACTATTAAGACATTGTTGCAAAATAATTACACTAACATTTATGTAGTAAAAAGCAATAATAAGCTTGACCCTGATGAGCTACTAAACACATATGGCGCTGATGCTGTTAAAAATTTAATTAATGATGCTAGCTTATATATATATTTTGTTTATGACTACTTGCGCCTAAAATTTGGCCTTTATGATGGATTTAACATAATTAATGTCAATGAAATGCAGTTTCAAAAGTTCGGTACTGAATTTTATCCTTTTTGAGCATACTTGTCGCAAAATGCTGCATCTGTTTTTAATGAAAAATTAAAAAAAGAATACAATAGAGATATTAACTTTATAATCGACAAAGGCAAAAATTTTAATAATGATTTTAGTACTTTCAATAATGTAAATTTAAATAATTATGATAAACCTTATGACTATAACGATTCATTTTACTACGATGGCATTGTAGATAGCCAAAGTTTTAATGAGCAGCCAAGCTTTAATAGCCCTAAGCTCTATAAGCCTATAAAACAGGAATATAAGCAAAATTGGATAGAAAAAATGTTGCTAATTTTGCTGCACTATCCTAACTTACAAGAGTTTTTTTACAAAAACTATTCTAAGGAGCCATTTGAATCAATTGAACTTAATTCAAGTGCTTTAGAATTTAACAAAGATCTTAAAGTTATTTACAAAAAGTTAATTAATCACATAAAAATTGATGAAGGTGAATCAAAAAGCATAATTAAAAAATTTACTGAAGAAGGCAAAGACTTATTTATAAGTAAATTAAATTTTGATAACAAGGACATAGTGCAATTAGAAAATGATTTTGCAGAAATTTATAAAAGAGCTAGAGATGATGATCTAAAAAGATACAACTACTATATTGTCAATGATCTAGGGGCTAATGGATCAGGGATATTCACAAACGACAAAATAGTTAAGGAAATTTTAGAGAAGCAAAGGCAAAATAAATTAAAAATGGATGATGAGGAGCAGAATGAGTAA